From the Sphingomonas phyllosphaerae 5.2 genome, one window contains:
- the alaS gene encoding alanine--tRNA ligase, with product MTATNDIRRSFLDYFGSAGHQIVPSAPLVPQNDPTLMFVNAGMVPFKNVFTGLETRPYSTATSSQKCVRAGGKHNDLDNVGYTARHHTFFEMLGNFSFGDYFKEQAITHAWTLLTKEWGLPADRLTATVFHTDDQAFDLWKKIAGLPDHRIIRIPTKDNFWAMGSDGPCGPCSEIFYDHGDHIAGGPPGSPDEDGDRFVEIWNLVFMQFVQEADAIVGDLPRPSIDTGMGLERVAAVMQGVHDNYDTDTFKALIAASGALTHTATTGGNQASHRVIADHLRCAGFLVADGVLPANEGRGYVLRRIMRRAMRHAHLLGAKEPLMHRLVPALVAEMGAAYPELLRAQPLIEATLRQEETRFRQTLEKGLRLLDDATTGMKAGDTLAGDTAFRLYDTYGFPYDLTEDALRAQDFKVDRAGFDAAMAEQKRAARAAWKGSGAKASDELWFDLVEEVGATEFTGYGSDVGEGVILALVKDGVRVDHAAAGEQVEVIVNQTPFYGESGGQVGDAGRISSDNGLQADVADTSKQLGKLFVHHTTIAAGQVKVGDTVRLAIDVARRAAIRANHSATHLLHEALRQKLGTHVAQKGSLVAPERLRFDVSHSHAMTPEELAEAERAVNAQIRGNGSVETRLMTPDEAIAEGAMALFGEKYGDEVRVVSMGTEDGDKTYSIELCGGTHVRALGDIGVFKIVGESAVSSGVRRVEALTGEAARQWLNARDEKLREAATALKTAPDDVPARVIALIEERRRLERELAEVKKALALGGGSGGPAATETVGGVAFVGQVLDGFEAKGLRGAVDDAKSRLGSGVAVLVAVNDGRASVAVGVTADLAAQISAVDLLRQAVAVLGGQGGGGRPDMAQGGGPDGGKAADAVAAVRALLEQHAVSA from the coding sequence AGCACAACGATCTCGACAACGTCGGTTATACGGCGCGGCACCATACATTCTTCGAGATGCTCGGGAATTTCAGCTTCGGCGACTATTTCAAGGAGCAGGCGATCACGCACGCGTGGACGCTGCTGACCAAGGAGTGGGGGCTTCCGGCCGACCGGCTGACCGCCACCGTGTTTCACACCGACGATCAGGCGTTCGATCTCTGGAAGAAGATCGCCGGCCTGCCCGACCATCGCATCATCCGGATCCCCACCAAGGATAATTTCTGGGCGATGGGCTCGGATGGACCGTGCGGCCCATGCTCTGAAATCTTCTACGACCACGGCGACCATATCGCCGGTGGCCCGCCGGGCAGCCCCGACGAGGATGGCGATCGTTTCGTCGAGATCTGGAATCTGGTTTTCATGCAGTTCGTGCAGGAGGCCGACGCGATCGTCGGCGACCTGCCGCGCCCGTCGATCGACACCGGCATGGGGCTCGAACGGGTCGCCGCAGTCATGCAGGGCGTCCACGACAATTACGACACCGATACCTTCAAAGCGCTGATCGCGGCGTCGGGCGCGCTGACCCATACCGCCACCACCGGGGGAAATCAGGCCAGCCATCGTGTGATCGCCGACCATCTACGGTGCGCCGGCTTCCTGGTCGCGGATGGCGTGTTGCCGGCGAACGAAGGGCGCGGTTACGTTTTGCGGCGGATCATGCGCCGCGCGATGCGCCACGCGCACCTGCTGGGCGCCAAGGAGCCGCTGATGCACCGCCTGGTTCCGGCACTCGTCGCCGAGATGGGTGCCGCCTATCCGGAGCTGTTGCGCGCGCAGCCGTTGATCGAGGCGACGTTGCGGCAGGAGGAGACGCGCTTCCGCCAGACCCTCGAAAAGGGGCTGCGGCTGCTCGACGACGCGACGACGGGGATGAAGGCCGGCGACACGCTGGCCGGCGACACCGCGTTCCGGCTCTACGACACTTACGGCTTCCCCTATGACCTGACCGAGGACGCGCTGCGGGCGCAGGACTTCAAGGTCGACCGCGCCGGCTTCGACGCCGCGATGGCGGAGCAGAAGCGCGCCGCACGCGCCGCGTGGAAGGGATCCGGTGCGAAGGCGTCGGACGAACTGTGGTTCGATCTCGTCGAGGAAGTCGGCGCGACCGAGTTCACCGGTTATGGCAGCGATGTCGGCGAAGGCGTCATATTGGCGCTCGTCAAGGACGGCGTGCGCGTCGATCATGCTGCGGCGGGCGAGCAAGTCGAGGTGATCGTCAACCAGACGCCATTCTACGGAGAGAGCGGCGGGCAGGTCGGCGACGCAGGGCGCATCAGCAGCGACAATGGCTTGCAGGCCGACGTTGCCGATACTTCGAAGCAACTCGGCAAGTTGTTCGTGCACCACACGACGATCGCTGCCGGTCAGGTGAAGGTCGGAGACACGGTACGTCTGGCGATCGACGTCGCGCGCCGGGCGGCGATCCGCGCCAACCACTCGGCGACGCACCTGCTGCACGAGGCGCTGCGCCAGAAGCTGGGCACGCATGTCGCGCAGAAGGGGTCGCTGGTCGCGCCGGAGCGGCTGCGCTTCGACGTTTCGCATTCCCATGCGATGACGCCGGAGGAGCTCGCCGAGGCGGAGCGCGCGGTGAATGCGCAGATCCGCGGCAACGGGAGCGTCGAGACGCGGCTGATGACCCCGGACGAGGCGATCGCGGAGGGCGCGATGGCGCTGTTCGGTGAGAAATACGGCGATGAAGTGCGGGTCGTCTCGATGGGGACCGAGGACGGCGACAAGACCTATTCGATCGAACTGTGCGGAGGTACGCACGTCCGCGCCCTTGGCGATATCGGCGTGTTCAAGATCGTGGGCGAAAGCGCCGTTTCCTCGGGCGTCCGGCGCGTCGAGGCGCTGACCGGCGAGGCGGCGCGGCAATGGCTCAACGCGCGGGACGAGAAGCTGCGCGAAGCCGCGACCGCGCTCAAGACGGCGCCGGATGATGTGCCGGCACGCGTCATCGCGTTGATCGAGGAGCGGCGGCGCCTGGAGCGCGAGCTCGCCGAGGTGAAAAAAGCCCTGGCGCTGGGCGGCGGCAGTGGCGGACCGGCCGCGACCGAGACGGTCGGCGGCGTCGCCTTCGTCGGACAGGTGCTCGACGGGTTCGAGGCGAAGGGGCTGCGTGGCGCGGTCGATGACGCGAAGTCGCGGCTTGGCTCGGGCGTGGCGGTACTCGTGGCGGTCAACGATGGCCGCGCCTCGGTCGCGGTGGGCGTGACTGCGGATCTGGCGGCGCAGATCAGCGCGGTCGATCTACTGCGGCAGGCGGTTGCTGTGCTTGGCGGACAGGGCGGCGGCGGGCGCCCGGACATGGCGCAGGGCGGCGGCCCGGACGGGGGGAAGGCTGCGGACGCCGTTGCGGCCGTTCGTGCGCTGCTGGAGCAACATGCCGTAAGCGCCTGA